CGCGAGCCAGCAGTCGGTGCAGACCCGCAGGTGCAGCGGGTACGCCGGCTCCGGCTGGTCCAGTTGGTCCGCGGCGAGAAAGCTCTCACACGGCGGGGTCGCCCCCAGATCGACGACGCTCGCCAGCGCCGCCGAGCCGCAGAGTCGGCATCGTGTCATCTACTGTCCCCATCCCCCCTGCTCGCGCGGGTGTCCCCGCCGCGAGCCAGTGCTGACCGACCCGCGATCGCGGTGCGGTACTCCTCAACCAGGCGCTTCAGCCCGACGTCCGGGCTGAAGCCCTGCTCGTAACGGCGCCGGGCCGCCTGCCCCATCTCCCGGTTGCGGGCCGGATCGGCCGCGATCCGGCGTATGCAGGACGCGAGCGAGGCGGGCTCGCCCGGCCGGTGCAGCAGCCCGGTCACCCCGTCCTCGACGAGTTCGACGAAGGCGCCGTGCCCGGCGGCGACGGTCGGGACCCCGGCCGCCATCGCCTCCACGACCACCAGGCCGAACGCCTCCAGCCACGTCGAGGGAGCCACCACGGCGACCGACCGCGCGATGGCCTGCCGGCACTCCGTTGTGTCGTACAGGCCGACGTAGCGCACGTCGTCCCGGCCCGCCGCCCAGGCGGTCACCTCCGGCTCCAGCGGCCCCGCGCCGGCGATCACGAGCGGGACGCCCACACCGCCGCTCGCTGCGATCTCGTCCCATGCGGCCATGAGCAGCCGCACGCCCTTGGCCTCCGCGAGCCGGCCGAGGTAGAGCAGATGCTCGCCGGCGCCATCGCGGCGGGTGCCCGGGTCGGGCACGAAGTTGTGCTTCACCGCCAGCCGCTCGGCCGGCATGCCCGCCCGCACCAGCACGTCGCGCTGGGCCGCGGAGATGCAGAAGAACCGCTCCACGCCGGACCACCACCGCCGCCGGTTGACCGACATGCTGACCGCGAGCGGCACCGTCGCCAGCCGGGAGCTCCGGTAGCAGCCGTGCCGGACTGCGGGCAGCGGCGCGGACCCGACGCACTCGGTGCACGGCCGGCCGTCCCGCTGGAGCGTGCCGGGCGGGCAGACCTGGGTGTAGTTGTGCAGCGTGGCGACGGCGGGCACGCCGGCGTCGGCGCAGGCGGCCAGCACCGCCGGAGACAGGAGCGGGAAGACGTTGTGGACGTGCACCACGTCCGGCCGCTCGGTGCGAAGCCGGGCGGTGAGCTCCGCGCGGACCGCCGGGTTCCACGGCACAAGGAGCGGTACCGCGGCCTTGCCCAGCAGGGACCGGGCGGCGATGTCGTCGCTGCGTCGCTCGAACACCTCGACCCGGTGGCCGGCCCCGCGCAGCAGCGCCACCTCCTGGTCGACGACCTTGTTCTCTCCGCTCGGCTGCGCCGAGGCATAGCGGTTGTGCACCACGAGGACGTGCATGCTCACGTCACCTCCGATTTCCGGGCCCATCGCGGGATGGGTCGTCGAGGGGCTTCGGGCGTCGAGAGGGGAGTGGCCGCGGCGGGTGCCGCCAACAGTGAGGCGGCCAGGGCCAGATGCAGCAGATACGGCGAGGCGTCGCCAAGACCGGCCTCGGTGTACGACGCGATCGCGCAGTAGCTGATCAGGAAGATCGCGCAGGCCCTCGACAGCGACGGTGGCCGCAGCAACGCGACACCGCCCAGCACGATGATGATCGCCGCCACCAGGGCGATGCCGGTCATGCCCTGCTCGTTGTAGACGGCCAGCCAGCTGTTGTCGATCGGCAGCCCGCCGAACGACTTGTCGCCCAAGCCCGTGCCGAACAGGTTCTGCGAGGTCGTCCGGGGTTCCGCCAGCAGGGCGTGCCAGACCTTGGCCCGGCCGGTGAGGCTGGCGAAGTTCTCCTGGCTCTGCCCGCGCAGGAACCACGCCTGGAGCGCGGAGCTGAACCCCACCGCGGCCACCGCGGCGCACAGCACCGCCCAGCTGAAGACCCGGCGGGCGGCGGCGCTGGTCAGGATGAGGGAGGTGATCGCCAGCACCAGCGCGATGATCAGGCCGAGCGTGGCCGTCCGGGTATGGGTCAGCGCGAGCAGGACGAGGGAGGGCACGATGACCACCGCCGCGCTGGTCCGGTCGGTCCGGCGGCCCAGCAGGAGCAGCACGGTGAGCCCGATGATCACCGCGGCGTACTGGCCGATCTGCGGCGGGGTGAGCGGCCACAACGCGCCGACCAGCCGCCCGCCGTAGAGATCGGGGAGGGCTGCGCCCGGTGAGATGACCAGGCCGGCGGCCACCGACGCGAGCACCGCGAAGTACATCCGGATGTGGTGCCGGACGAACGTCGTGCTGCCGTCCCACCAGCGGCTGAGCAGCCACAGCGTGCCGATGAAGAGAGCCAGCCGGGCGCAGCGGAACAGCGCGCCGAACCCGGCCCCCTGGTCCACGCTGGAGATCAGGCTCGGCACCAGCAGCAGGGTGAGCAGGAACACGTAGGCGCTGGCCCGGATGCGTACCCGGGGGTTGACCACGAGCGCCAGCGCGAACGCGGCGACCAGCGAGCCCATGGTGACCATCTGGATGAGGGAGCGGGGCAGCGGGACGATGGTCCTCGCCCCGGCGGAGCCGAGGGTGTTGAGGATGAGCAGCCCCCAGACCGTCCCGACGATCTTCGACGTGTGGTCCCTGTTGGTGTCCGCGGACCTCATCTCAACCACCGTCCCCTGCGCGGAGGGTGCTGCCCGCGTCCTGCTGGTACGGCGTGGCCTGCCACTGCTTGAAGCCGACCGTCCGGCTCGCGTCGTGGACGACAAAGGTCCATGGTCCGACGTAGACGTTGTCGTGCCAGCGGTTGTGCTGCTCGCTGGTGATCGCCTCGGCCACCCGCTCGCCCTGGTACGGCGACCAGTCCGGATAGGTGCCGTAGTTGGACAGCACCCCCATCCGGTCGCACTTCACCGTGCAGTCGACGACGGACTTGTCCAGCACGAAGCGGTTGTCGTGGATGTCCACCCGCTGGGTCTTCCACCGGCAGTCGGAGTAGAGCGGTGCCTTGGCGATCGCCGGCTGTACGCAGCGGTCGGTGTTCTTCACCAGCAACGTGCAGTCACCCGAGGAGGTGTTGGCCGGGCTGTTGCAGAACCGGTCGGCGTTCTCCCACAGGGTGATCCCGGACCAGTTGTTCTCCAGCACGTTCCGGTAGATCTCGATCTTGTCCGTGCGGGCCCGGATCCGGGGTTCGCCGCCGGACTCGGAGAGGTAGACGGTCGCGAACGGGAAAGTGTCGCCGTCGGCGGCGTAGTCGCGGCCCTCGACCCAGTTGTTCCGCCGGATGGTGTTCTTCCGGATGACCGCGTTGTAGCTGGTCTCGTAGATCAGCGCGGCACCGTCGTTGCCCTCGATCAGGTTGCCCTCGATCAGGAAGTCGTTGTTGTTGGTGTCCGCCCACAGCCCGGCTCCGCGGTTGTCGTGCACCCAGTTGCCGCTGATGTCGGCGCCGTTGACGGCCCAGAACTTGACGCCTCCGCTGCAGCCGCAGTCCGGCCGCCGCCGCTCCCAGTCGCCCGTGTTGTTGCCCACGATCTCGTTGCCCTCGACCACCAGACCGCGGAGACCGCCGGCGCCCTTGTACGCGTTCATGCCGTACTGGCCGTTGTCGCGCAGGCAGCTGGCGCGGACCTGCTGGCGGGCGCCGGCCATCAGCCCGGCGCCGGAGTTGTTCTGGATCGTCGTGTGCTCGATCACCCACCCGTCGGCCGAGTCGTGATTGACCACGCCCTCGTCACGGGGCGCGACGAACCCCTGCACGGTCAGGTAGCGGATCGTGACGTCGCGGGCGGTGCCGCCGAACGCGTACTGGTTGCTCTTCCGGCCGTCGAGCACCGCGCTCGGCGCGCCGAGGTAGACGTCCCCCTCCTTGGGGATCACCTGGTCGTAGCGGTCCGACATGAGCGTGTGCTTGCCCGGCCGAAGCCAGAAGGTGGTGTGCGCAGGGCTGCTCTCGGTCTTCGCGGCCAGGTCGCCGGGAACCGCTGGGTCGACCGTCACCGCGCCCGCCGGCGCCTTCGCCGGCCCGGCCGCGGGCTTGGCGCACACCCCGGCCACGGACGTGGACGGCGCAGCGGTCGGTTTCGGCGCCGCGTCCGTCGTGCCGCTCTCACAGCCGGTCGCCGCAAGCAGGGTCAGCGCCAGCGGTGCCGCCGGCAACGCCCAGCGCCGCCACTTGCTTCCCAAGAGTTCCCCTCCCCCCTAGCCGCGGAACCTGAGCACGGTGGTGAACCCCTCCGTGCCATCGGCGAAGCCGGTGCCGACCAACGTGGTGGTGGGTTCCTTGCGGCCGAAGCCGGCGGAGTACCAGCCCAGTGGGGGGTCACTCTCGCCGCGATGCGCCTGCCAGCTCAGCTGTTCGGGCAGGTCGAGCGCCGCGGAGCGGTCCTCGCCGTCCCGGGTCCAGGTGAGCACCGCCCGGTTACCCACCAGGTCCGCGGCGATCGCCGGGCCGAGGTGGAACGCCAGGCGCACGGCCCGGCGCGGGCCGCGCACCTCGTCGACCACCCTCAGCTCCTGGCTCGCGGCCGTCAGCTCCACCCGGCGGCGGTGTACGGAGCCCTGGTAGCCGTCGTGCTCGGCGCACCAGCGGGCCGTCCCCCCGGAGGAGGCGTCGGAGGTGTCCGCGACCAGGACGCGGCTGCGGGCATGCCGGGTCCACAGGAACGGCCCGCCGGAGACGGACTGGTCACCGCCGTCCAGTTGCAGGGTGTTGTGGCCGAGGGTCGACCGGAAGTACTGCCGCCACTCGGGCTGCCCGTGGTAGCAGAACGTCCCCGGGTCGGCGAGCACGTCGACCCCTTCGTGCCGGACCTCCACGGACAGCGCGTCCGCGTGCGCATGCGCGGCGATGGACAGGAATCCGTGCGGACCACCGTCGCAGCGGCACCAGATCTCCTCCGGACCCCGCAGGATGGTCATGCCCGCATCGGCGAAATGGGCCGGTCGGTCTGCCGGGCGGGTCACAGACAGTTCGGTGGGATTGATGAGTGCGGCCAGCAGCGGGGTGCGCACATCGGTGCCGGTCACCGTCGGCCACCAGGCGAGCCGACCGAACACGGCGTCCCCCGTGGCCAGCAGCGAGCCCCAGCGGTCGGTGCCCGCGCCGTCCACGACCAGACCGTGTCCGTCGTCCGCGTCCCCCTGGCGCGGCGGCCGGAGCCGGCTGTCCACGACGGCCGCGAGCGCGTCGGTCATCCGCAGCAGCACCAGCCGGATCGACGCGGGGACCGGCACGCCTGCGGCATCCGCCTCGGCCACCGCGGCCAGGCCGAGCTCCAGCACCAGACCGTGATACTCGGTGGCCAGCTCGCGGTTGAGGCCAGAGCCGAAGGTGTTGCTTCGCAGATGCCGCTCCAGCGACCGCAGCGCGTCGGCTCGCCAACGTGCCGAGGAGGGGAACCACCCGAACGCGCAGGCCGCGGCGAACTGCCCGGCGGCCTCGGCGATGATGTGGTTGTTCGCCGAAGACCCCCGGCTGGGGAAGGCGGCCAGCCAGCGCTGGTGGTGCCAGATCTGGCGGAGTGCCACCGGGTTGTCCTCGAACAGCCCGGCCGCGCCCGGCCAGCCGTCGAGCAGCCGGCGGATCCACACCCAGGACAGCAGCCGGATACCCAGCTCGATGCCGCTGGTCCAGTGCACTCCGCGCAGCGGCGCGTTGCCCCTCCACCACGACCGCAGGTGCTCGGCCACGCGCTCGGCGTACCGCTCGTCCCCGGTGATCGCGTAGGCGGCGGCGAGCACGGTGAGGTACTGATGCCGGGACAGCTCCCAGATCTGCTTGATGTCCCCGACCGCGTCCTCGTTCCGGTACGGCACGTCGAAGGCATAGCCCCATGGAGCCCGGCGCCCGGTCTTCGGGTCGTACCACCAGTCCGGGTCGTCCAGGTCGTCGCGGACCACCCCGAAATACTCGGCGTGCCCCGCCATCAGCCGGTCCGCCTCGGCGATGAGACGTTTCGCGGCGTCCGATGGCACCGCGGCGATCGTCCCTGCGGGCAGTACCGCGGTGAACCGGGCGCCGGTCACGCTCGGGCTGTCCGGCCGCGCCGACCGCCACCGCCGCCTGCGCACCGCGTCGCCCACCCGGCCGCCGACCTCCCGCGGTCCCATCCGGGACAGCCGCCGCAGGTACCAGCCCGCGCTCATGGTCATCGCGTTCTCGCCAACGTCACCGGCGCGCCGCCGGCCAGGCCGGCCTGCACGGCGAGGGTGGCCGCCGTGGTGGCGACCAGCGACTCCAGCGGTACCGGCATCGGCCCGCCGGTCCGCACGGCCTTGATGAACGCGGCCAGTTCGGCGTTCTGGCCCTTGTCCCGGGCCTTGGGCAGCCGCGAACTGACCCACCGCTTGCGGCTGTACACCGAGGCACGGACGAAGTCGTCGAGCCGCAGCACCTTGCCGTCCGCGACAAGGTCCAGTGTCTCCTTGGGGAAGCCGGGCGCGCCGGTGGTGACGTAGCTGATGGTGGCGGTGGACCCGTCCGGGTAGCGCAGCACGACCTGGAGATCCTCGTTGCCGGGCGTGGTGATCGCGTACACCGAGACCGGGTCGGCCCCGAGCAGCCAGCTCGCCGTGTCGATGAAGTGCCCGCCCTCGCCGGCGAACCGCGAGCCCTCGGTGCCCTGTTGGAGGTACCAGCTGCCGTGGTCAAGGCGGCCCGCGTTGACCAGGTAGCGCAGGCTCGCCGGCCCGGTCCGGGCGCCGAACCGCTTGCTGGCCTCCTGCAACAGCGGCGCGAACCTGCGGTTGAAGCCCACCTGGAGCCGGTCGTTGCCGGACTCCTCCACCGCCGCTAGCACGCCGGCCAGCTCGTCCTCGGTGAGCGCCAACGGCTTCTCCACGAAGACCGCCTTGCCGGCCAGCAGCGCCCTTCGGGTCAGTTCGGCGTGCGAGCTGTGCCGGGTGACGACGAACACCGCGTCGATGGACTTGTCGCCGAGCATGGCGTCGAGATCGGTGGTCGCCTCGGCGAAGCCGAACTTCCGCTGCGCGTTGGCCGCGGACAGCGCCGTAGTGGTGACGACCGTGGACAACTCGACACCGTCGCGCTGCGTCAGATGCGGCAGCAGCATCGACGTCGCGTAGTTGCCCGCGCCGACGAACGCGAGGCGCACCGGCGTCTTGGCGGTTCGGGGCGGCGTGGACACTTGGCCGCTGGGCCGCTTCACCGCGGGCACGGCCACCGCCGGGGCCCCCGCCTCCTCCGCTTCCTTTACGTGTTCGGGGTACCGGAACAGCACGGCCACGGCCTTCAGGTCGCCGTCCTTCAGACGCTGGTACGTCTCGACGGCGTCATCGAAGTCGGCTGTGTGGGAGACCAAGGGCTCCACGTCGACGCGCCCGCGGGCGACGAGATCGAGGAAACACGCCAGGTTGCGGCGCTCGGTCCAGCGCACGTAGCCGATCGGGTAGTCCCGCCCCTCGAGCTCGTACTCCGGGTCGTAGCGCCCGGGGCCGTACGAGCGGGAGAACCGGACGTCGAGCTCCTTCTCGTAGTACGCGTTCCACGGCAGGTCCAGACGGCACTTGCCGATGTCGACGACCCGGCCGCGGTCCCGGCTCAGCCGCGCGGCCAGCTCGACGGGCTGGTTGCTGCCGCCGCCGGCGGCCAGGTACACCTGGTCCACGCCGTGACCGCCGGTGAGTTCGGCGACGGCGGTTTCCACGGCCGCGGAGGCGGGATCGCCGCAGGCCGCCGCGCCCAGGCGCTCGGCGAGCTCGCAGCGCACCGGGTCGGGGTCGACCCCGACGACGCGGACTCCCGAGGCGGCCAGCAGCTGCACCACCAGCTGCCCGATCAGCCCGAGGCCGATGACCAGCGCCACCTCGCCGAGCCGTGACTCGCCCTGGCGGACGCCCTGCAACGCGATCGACCCGACGGTGCCGAAGGCCGCGTGCCGCGGCGCGAGGCCGTCCGGCACCCGGGCGTAGAGGTTCTTCGGCACCCAGTTCAGCTCGGCGTGCAACGCGTGCTCATTGCCGGCGCAGGCCACGAGGTCGCCGACCTTCACATCGTCGATCCCGGTGCCGACCTGCTCGACCACCCCGCACAGCGAGTAGCCCAGCGGCGTGTAGGAGTCCAGCTTGCCCATCACCTTGCGGTAGGTGGCGGGCACCCCGTTGGTGGCCACGCTCTGCAGGACCTTGGCCACCTGGTCCGGCCGGGAGCGGGCCTTGCCCACCATCGACATGCCGGCCTCGGACACCTTCATGAGCTCGGTCCCGGTGGATATCAGCGAGTAGGCGCTGCGGACCAGCACACCGCCCGGCTTGCACCCCGGCACCGGCACGTCGAGCAGCGCCAGCTCGCCGCTCTTGTAGTTCTGTACGACCTGTTTCACCAGAAGTCCTCTTGTCTCTACGCCGTCAAGGGGTCCGGCCGGACCCGGAGGTCGCGCCGCGATACCAGTACTCGAGGGTCAGCACATGCCACAGATGCTTGGAGAAGTCCCGCCGGCCGGCGGCGTCCTCGGCGACCATCCGCGCCAGCGCGTCGCGGCGCAGGAACCCGGAACGGACGAGGACGCCGTCGTTCACCACCTCGCGCACCAGCGGTGCCAGATCCCGGCTCATCCAGGCCCGCAGCGGGGCGCTGAACAGGCCCTTGGGCCGGTACACGATCTCCCGGGGCAGGACCGAGGTGGCCGCCTCCTTGAGGACGGCCTTGCCCTGCCGTCCGACGATCTTGCGGTCACCGGGCACGGTGAACGCTGCCTTGACCACCTCGACGTCCACATACGGCACCCGCACCTCGGTCGACGCGGCCATGCTCGACCGGTCCGTGTACGTGAGGTTCAGGCCCGGCAGGAACATCCGGGCGTCGCCCAGGCACATGCGGTTGACGAAGTCGTCGAGGTCGTTGTCCTGGTAGACGTCCGCATGCTCGGTCAGCACGTCCTCGACCGTCCCGGCCAGGTCCGGATCGATCAGGGCGAGCAGCTCGTCCTGGTCGTACATGGTGTAGCTGCGCCGGAACGCGGTCTCCTCCGGCAGGTCGGCGAACGAGAGGAACCGCTTCGCGAAGCGCACCGACCGGTACCCCCGGCGGCTCGTGGCGACCGGCAGCCGGTCCACGCCCCTGGACAGGCCGCGCCGCAGGGGCCCCGGGACGCGCTGGTAGCGCAGCGCGATCAGGTTGGCCAGGTGCTTGCGGTAACCGGCGAACAGCTCGTCGGCACCCATCCCCGAGAGCAGCACCTTGATCCCGGCCTCCCGGGCGGCCGAGCAGATCAGGAACGTGTTGATCGCGGCGGGGTCGCCGATCGGCTCGTCCAGGTGGTACGTCATCTGCGGCAGCAGGTCGAGCACATTCGGAGCGATCTCGATCTCCCGCAGGTCGACGCCGAACCGCTCGGCCACCCGCCGGGCATAGCGCAGGTCGTCCGGCATCGCCTCGAACCTGGCGTCCTCGGCGCGGAACCCGATCGTGTAAGCGGAGATCCCGGGTTGTTCGCGGGCCGCCAGCGCGGTCAGGTAGCTGGAGTCCAGCCCGCCGGAGAGGAAGGTCGCCACGGGTACGTCGGAGAGCAGGTGGCGCCGGGTCGACTCCTCGACGATGGCAGCGACATCCGGCTGCTCGCCGGCCCGGGCCCGCTCCTGGCCCTCGGCGGCGACGTCCTTCAGGTGCCAGAACCGGCCGCGCTCCACCCGGCCGTCAGGCCGGCACCGCAGCCAGCTCCCCGGCGGCAGCTTCTCCGCTTCGCGGAACGCGCACCGTGAGTCCGGCACCCAGTAGTACAGCAGCGAGGCCACCAGCGCCGCATGGTCCACCTCCAGCGACCCGCCGGTCACGGAGGCGAGCGCCTTGAGCTCGGAGGCGAACACCAGGCCCTCGCCGCGCCGGAGCAGGAACAGCGGCTTGATGCCGAGCTGGTCGCGGGCGAGCACCAGGTCCCCGGTCCGCTCGTCGAAGATCCCGAACGCGAACATGCCGCGCAGCCGGGGCAGGCAGTCCGTGCCCC
The Streptomyces sp. CGMCC 4.7035 DNA segment above includes these coding regions:
- a CDS encoding right-handed parallel beta-helix repeat-containing protein — translated: MGSKWRRWALPAAPLALTLLAATGCESGTTDAAPKPTAAPSTSVAGVCAKPAAGPAKAPAGAVTVDPAVPGDLAAKTESSPAHTTFWLRPGKHTLMSDRYDQVIPKEGDVYLGAPSAVLDGRKSNQYAFGGTARDVTIRYLTVQGFVAPRDEGVVNHDSADGWVIEHTTIQNNSGAGLMAGARQQVRASCLRDNGQYGMNAYKGAGGLRGLVVEGNEIVGNNTGDWERRRPDCGCSGGVKFWAVNGADISGNWVHDNRGAGLWADTNNNDFLIEGNLIEGNDGAALIYETSYNAVIRKNTIRRNNWVEGRDYAADGDTFPFATVYLSESGGEPRIRARTDKIEIYRNVLENNWSGITLWENADRFCNSPANTSSGDCTLLVKNTDRCVQPAIAKAPLYSDCRWKTQRVDIHDNRFVLDKSVVDCTVKCDRMGVLSNYGTYPDWSPYQGERVAEAITSEQHNRWHDNVYVGPWTFVVHDASRTVGFKQWQATPYQQDAGSTLRAGDGG
- a CDS encoding glycosyltransferase; translation: MHVLVVHNRYASAQPSGENKVVDQEVALLRGAGHRVEVFERRSDDIAARSLLGKAAVPLLVPWNPAVRAELTARLRTERPDVVHVHNVFPLLSPAVLAACADAGVPAVATLHNYTQVCPPGTLQRDGRPCTECVGSAPLPAVRHGCYRSSRLATVPLAVSMSVNRRRWWSGVERFFCISAAQRDVLVRAGMPAERLAVKHNFVPDPGTRRDGAGEHLLYLGRLAEAKGVRLLMAAWDEIAASGGVGVPLVIAGAGPLEPEVTAWAAGRDDVRYVGLYDTTECRQAIARSVAVVAPSTWLEAFGLVVVEAMAAGVPTVAAGHGAFVELVEDGVTGLLHRPGEPASLASCIRRIAADPARNREMGQAARRRYEQGFSPDVGLKRLVEEYRTAIAGRSALARGGDTRASRGDGDSR
- the asnB gene encoding asparagine synthase (glutamine-hydrolyzing), with the protein product MCGIAGTYRWPDGKVVTDRLTDTLAHRGPDGAGRYSHPVGDGEVHLGHRRLAIIDLSETGAQPMVSGGLVLTYNGELYNAPELRAELAAAGVLFRGTSDTEVLLEAWRRWGTDCLPRLRGMFAFGIFDERTGDLVLARDQLGIKPLFLLRRGEGLVFASELKALASVTGGSLEVDHAALVASLLYYWVPDSRCAFREAEKLPPGSWLRCRPDGRVERGRFWHLKDVAAEGQERARAGEQPDVAAIVEESTRRHLLSDVPVATFLSGGLDSSYLTALAAREQPGISAYTIGFRAEDARFEAMPDDLRYARRVAERFGVDLREIEIAPNVLDLLPQMTYHLDEPIGDPAAINTFLICSAAREAGIKVLLSGMGADELFAGYRKHLANLIALRYQRVPGPLRRGLSRGVDRLPVATSRRGYRSVRFAKRFLSFADLPEETAFRRSYTMYDQDELLALIDPDLAGTVEDVLTEHADVYQDNDLDDFVNRMCLGDARMFLPGLNLTYTDRSSMAASTEVRVPYVDVEVVKAAFTVPGDRKIVGRQGKAVLKEAATSVLPREIVYRPKGLFSAPLRAWMSRDLAPLVREVVNDGVLVRSGFLRRDALARMVAEDAAGRRDFSKHLWHVLTLEYWYRGATSGSGRTP
- a CDS encoding bi-domain-containing oxidoreductase, whose translation is MKQVVQNYKSGELALLDVPVPGCKPGGVLVRSAYSLISTGTELMKVSEAGMSMVGKARSRPDQVAKVLQSVATNGVPATYRKVMGKLDSYTPLGYSLCGVVEQVGTGIDDVKVGDLVACAGNEHALHAELNWVPKNLYARVPDGLAPRHAAFGTVGSIALQGVRQGESRLGEVALVIGLGLIGQLVVQLLAASGVRVVGVDPDPVRCELAERLGAAACGDPASAAVETAVAELTGGHGVDQVYLAAGGGSNQPVELAARLSRDRGRVVDIGKCRLDLPWNAYYEKELDVRFSRSYGPGRYDPEYELEGRDYPIGYVRWTERRNLACFLDLVARGRVDVEPLVSHTADFDDAVETYQRLKDGDLKAVAVLFRYPEHVKEAEEAGAPAVAVPAVKRPSGQVSTPPRTAKTPVRLAFVGAGNYATSMLLPHLTQRDGVELSTVVTTTALSAANAQRKFGFAEATTDLDAMLGDKSIDAVFVVTRHSSHAELTRRALLAGKAVFVEKPLALTEDELAGVLAAVEESGNDRLQVGFNRRFAPLLQEASKRFGARTGPASLRYLVNAGRLDHGSWYLQQGTEGSRFAGEGGHFIDTASWLLGADPVSVYAITTPGNEDLQVVLRYPDGSTATISYVTTGAPGFPKETLDLVADGKVLRLDDFVRASVYSRKRWVSSRLPKARDKGQNAELAAFIKAVRTGGPMPVPLESLVATTAATLAVQAGLAGGAPVTLARTR
- a CDS encoding O-antigen ligase domain-containing protein is translated as MRSADTNRDHTSKIVGTVWGLLILNTLGSAGARTIVPLPRSLIQMVTMGSLVAAFALALVVNPRVRIRASAYVFLLTLLLVPSLISSVDQGAGFGALFRCARLALFIGTLWLLSRWWDGSTTFVRHHIRMYFAVLASVAAGLVISPGAALPDLYGGRLVGALWPLTPPQIGQYAAVIIGLTVLLLLGRRTDRTSAAVVIVPSLVLLALTHTRTATLGLIIALVLAITSLILTSAAARRVFSWAVLCAAVAAVGFSSALQAWFLRGQSQENFASLTGRAKVWHALLAEPRTTSQNLFGTGLGDKSFGGLPIDNSWLAVYNEQGMTGIALVAAIIIVLGGVALLRPPSLSRACAIFLISYCAIASYTEAGLGDASPYLLHLALAASLLAAPAAATPLSTPEAPRRPIPRWARKSEVT
- a CDS encoding heparinase II/III family protein, whose translation is MTMSAGWYLRRLSRMGPREVGGRVGDAVRRRRWRSARPDSPSVTGARFTAVLPAGTIAAVPSDAAKRLIAEADRLMAGHAEYFGVVRDDLDDPDWWYDPKTGRRAPWGYAFDVPYRNEDAVGDIKQIWELSRHQYLTVLAAAYAITGDERYAERVAEHLRSWWRGNAPLRGVHWTSGIELGIRLLSWVWIRRLLDGWPGAAGLFEDNPVALRQIWHHQRWLAAFPSRGSSANNHIIAEAAGQFAAACAFGWFPSSARWRADALRSLERHLRSNTFGSGLNRELATEYHGLVLELGLAAVAEADAAGVPVPASIRLVLLRMTDALAAVVDSRLRPPRQGDADDGHGLVVDGAGTDRWGSLLATGDAVFGRLAWWPTVTGTDVRTPLLAALINPTELSVTRPADRPAHFADAGMTILRGPEEIWCRCDGGPHGFLSIAAHAHADALSVEVRHEGVDVLADPGTFCYHGQPEWRQYFRSTLGHNTLQLDGGDQSVSGGPFLWTRHARSRVLVADTSDASSGGTARWCAEHDGYQGSVHRRRVELTAASQELRVVDEVRGPRRAVRLAFHLGPAIAADLVGNRAVLTWTRDGEDRSAALDLPEQLSWQAHRGESDPPLGWYSAGFGRKEPTTTLVGTGFADGTEGFTTVLRFRG